The following coding sequences lie in one Rutidosis leptorrhynchoides isolate AG116_Rl617_1_P2 chromosome 4, CSIRO_AGI_Rlap_v1, whole genome shotgun sequence genomic window:
- the LOC139840889 gene encoding protein ALP1-like, with protein sequence MSQSLLEKMIKCILSYSTCPDAPKWFAYFQQRPDARGVLGVSSILKVTSAIRQLAYGDSPDLFDEYLQISERTSRESLQNFTRCIIDLYANVYMREPTEDDIHRLYHKHEELHGFPGMLGSIDCMHWAWGKCPNVWKGHFTRGDHDYPTIMLEAVASYDNWIWHAYFGMVGSNNDLNVLNASPLFDSLLTDTAPQFPYEIGDVDFDRGYYLADGIYPSWASFVKGFSSVVDAKRKYFTKKQSAARKDVERIFGILQGRWGILRQPARAYSVNKIKRIMYGCIILHNMIIEDNGFNIAENKSYYLPVNNLQGSTWSERCDVYAEKTKELRDKDEHEYLRHTLVSHR encoded by the coding sequence ATGTCACAAAGTCTTCTTGAAAAAATGATTAAATGTATACTTTCTTACTCTACTTGTCCTGATGCACCAAAGTGGTTTGCTTATTTTCAACAACGTCCCGATGCACGTGGTGTTCTTGGAGTATCTTCTATTTTAAAAGTCACATCTGCCATTCGTCAACTAGCATACGGTGATTCACCGGATTTATTTGACGAATATTTACAAATTTCAGAGAGAACATCACGTGAGTCTTTGCAAAATTTTACAAGATGTATTATAGACTTGTATGCTAATGTATACATGAGAGAACCGACCGAGGACGATATACATCGGTTGTATCATAAACATGAAGAACTTCACGGCTTTCCTGGAATGCTTGGAAGcatcgattgtatgcattgggcttgGGGAAAATGTCCAAATGTATGGAAAGGGCATTTCACCCGAGGCGATCACGATTACCCGACAATCATGTTGGAAGCCGTTGCATCGTATGACAATTGGATTTGGCATGCATATTTTGGAATGGTCGGTTCGAACAATGATTTGAATGTCCTTAATGCATCTCCATTGTTTGATAGTTTGCTAACTGACACAGCTCCTCAATTTCCATACGAAATTGGGGACGTTGATTTTGATCGAGGCTACTATCTTGCCGATGGGATTTACCCTTCGTGGGCTTCTTTCGTTAAGGGATTCTCAAGTGTTGTTGACGCAAAAAGGAAATACTTTACAAAGAAACAATCTGCAGCTCGTAAAGACGTTGAGAGGATATTTGGAATTTTGCAAGGTCGTTGGGGTATTTTAAGACAACCTGCTAGGGCATATAGCGTAAACAAAATCAAAAGAATCATGTATGGTTGCATCATATTGCACAACATGATAATTGAAGACAATGGTTTTAACATCGCTGAAAATAAATCTTACTACTTGCCTGTCAACAACCTACAAGGATCAACTTGGTCCGAAAGGTGTGATGTATATGCCGagaagacaaaagagctacgtgacAAAGACGAGCATGAGTATCTTCGACATACTCTAGTTTCGCATCGATAG
- the LOC139840891 gene encoding uncharacterized mitochondrial protein AtMg00810-like, with product MTEEYNALINNSTWTLALRPSNTNIVRSMWLFKHKYNADGTLNSQQVGIDCDETFSPVDKPATIRTVLSLAISRYWPVHQLDVKNIFLHGNLSETIYMHQPPGFRDPSHPDHCLSNRHGTYTAYLLLYVDDIILTASSTTFLQRVISSLHKEFSMTDLGPLNYFLGISVTRTSSERADMLGCHPYRTPVETSAKLTASGPTVSDHTLYRSLAGAPQYLTFTGHDISYAVQQVCLFMHDPREAHLSALKRILRYIQGTLILGLQLLASPTTSLVAYSDAGWAGCHSTRRSTSRYCVFLGNNLLSWSSKRQHIPSRSSAETEYRGVANAVAETCWLRNLLRELHSPLFSATIVYCDNVSAVYMSGNPVSIREQSTLR from the exons ATGACCGaggaatataatgctttaattaataatagtacttggacTCTTGCGTTGCGACCCTCGAACACGAACATTGTTCGCTCCATGTGGTTGTTCAAGCACAAATACAATGCAGATGGGACTTTAAACAG TCAACAGGTtggtattgattgtgatgagaccttCAGTCCGGTGGATAAACCGGCCACTATTCGGACAGTTCTCAGTTTAGCTATTTCTCGATATTGGCCCgttcatcagctagatgtcaagaacaTTTTTCTTCATGGTAACTTATCTGAAACTATCTACATGCATCAGCCACCAGGTTTCCGTGATCCCTCTCATCCAGATCAT TGTTTATCTAACAGACATGGTACATACACTGCATACCTTttactatatgttgatgacatcattTTAACTGCTTCATCCACGACCTTTCTACAACGTGTTATTTCCTCCTTACACAAGGAGTTTTCTATGACGGATCTTGGACCTTTGAACTATTTTTTGGGTATCTCTGTTACACGCACCTCTAGCG AGCGTGCCGATATGCTTGGATGTCATCCATATAGGACACCTGTTGAAACAAGTGCCAAACTTACAGCTAGTGGCCCAACGGTCTCTGATCACACTTTATACCGTAGTCTAGCAGGTGCTCCTCAGTATCTCACTTTCACGGGCCATGATATTTCATACGCAGTTCAGCAGGTTTGTTTGTTTATGCATGATCCACGAGAGGCTCACCTTTCTGCCTTAAAACGGATTCTTCGGTACATTCAGGGTACACTCATTCTCGGCCTTCAGCTTCTTGCTTCACCTACCACTTCTCTAGTGGCATATTCAGATGCTGGTTGGGCTGGTTGCCACTCAACCCGTCGTTCTACATCCAGGTACTGTGTTTTCTTAGGTAACAATCTTCTCTCGTGGTCCTCCAAGCGTCAACACATTCCGTCCCGCTCGAGTGCTGAGACAGAATATCGAGGTGTGGCTAATGCAGTTGCAGAGACTTGTTGGCTTCGCAACCTTCTTCGAGAGCTTCATAGTCCTCTATTTTCAGCTACCATTGTTTACTGTGATAATGTTAGTGCAGTTTATATGTCCGGGAACCCGGTTAGCATCagagaacaaagcacattgagatag